The following nucleotide sequence is from Gordonia jinghuaiqii.
GGCCCGGCCCGATCGTCGTTGTAGGCGGCCTGAGCCATGGACAGTCCGCCCTGATGATGACGGATCATCAACTGCAGGAACAGTTTCTCGGCGTCGAGGCCGACGAGAGTGGTCAGGCGTCCGAGTTCGTCGATGCTCGCCAACCCGGGCATCGGTGGACGATCGCCCTGCGGGGGACGGTCGGCATGATGGCCGTGGGAGTCGGTCGGCATCCAGGACATGGGTGAGTCGGAGCTCATGGGGTGCCCGAAGAACTGCAGCCACCCACGCATCGTGGCGGCCTCTGCGGTTTGGGCCACGAGGATCTTGTCCGCGAGCCCACGGATCTCGGGGTCCACCCCGGGCGCGGCGACGATGCTGCGGGCCATCAGGATCGCCTGGTCGTGGTGGGTCGACATGTCCTGGGCGAAACCGATGTCGGCGGGGTTCATCGCCTTCGCGTCGTCGTGCGGAGACAGCGGAGACCAGGCCGATCCCACGACGACGCCGATGGCGAGCAGCAGTACGGCCACCGAGGCGGCCCCCGCCATCCGGAGCCACGCAGGTGGGAGTCGGCCACTCATCCGAGGAAGGAGTTCTGGTCGGGCGGTGGGGTGTAGGCGCTCGGGCTGAGTTCGAGCGCGTAGAACCCGCCGTCCGAGCATGTGGTGAAGATCTTGTCGCCGTGGAACTCCGGCGGGGAGAAACACCAGTCGGTCGACATGTCACCGCCGACCACCATGCCGATCCGGGGACCGACCATCTCATGCAGCTTGGCCCGACCGTTCACGAGAGCCATACCGAGACTGAAGAATTCGATGGCCGGGACGCCGACCGCGGACCCCAGCACGTGGGGGGAGTTGGGGCGGCTCACGACCGTGGAGCCCTTCTGGGCGGGCGGGTTGTAATATGCGATCTCCCTGACCGTCGAGAGGTCCCTGATGTCGAAGACCCGGATACCCGAGGACTCCCATGCGCACGCCAGCGCGGTGGGATCGACCTGGCGGTCCACCGCACAGTAGTGCGGGTTGCTGCCGAAGACCGAACCACCCATCGACGACCGGAACTGGGTGTCGAGGTGTTCGGGGAGATTGATCTCCAGTTTGAGTTGGGCTGCGTAGCGCGGCTTGTTCACACGCGTCACGTCGAAGATCTTGACGCCGCCCGAGCCTCCCTCGTCGGCGGTGATGACGTGCGGGCGGCCGCGGTAGGTGATCGGGATCGAGTGCTGGTTGATCTGACCGTCGGGCCACAGGTACGCGGCGACATGCGGGACGTGCGGATACGGCGCCCGGCGCTGTACCGCGCTGATGTCGAGGACGGTGATGCCTGCCATGTTCGACAGGTACATCCGGTTGCCGTCCGGGGTGATCCCGAAGCCGTGGCCGATGAAGCTGTGCAGGCCTTGCCAGATGACGCGCGGATTCCGTGGATCGGAGACGTCGATGGCGCTGAGGTGACCGGGGGACAGGCCCGACGCCCAGTAGGTGCGGCCGTCTGGTGACCAGCCGCCCTCGTGCGAGGTGAACGGAATCGGGTAGGCGAGCCCGCCGCCCCGGGCGTTGAGGAGCCTGGGGCGGGCACAGTCGGAGATGTCGTAGACCGCGAAGAATCCTGCGCCCCAGAGCAACGGCACGCCGGTCGCGGCGAGGAGCTTGCGTTTCTTGTTGACCTTCAACGTCTCCCAGGTGCCGCCGCGCATGGCGGTGTCGGTGAGCGATCCGACCACTCGCGGCTTCCGCGGATCCTTGGCGTCGATCACCTGGACACCGGGCTGGGGGACGAAGTTGTTGCCCGGGAAGAGGCTTCCCGTGTAACTGCAGTGTTCGAAGGAGGCCGACACGATGCCGCCGCCGGCGCCGGTCACATTCCCGAGCTTCGTCAGGTTGCAGTGGTAGCCACGAGTGCTACGCCCGGACAGGCGGTCTTCGGCGCTGACGTCGCCCTGCAGTCCGGGTTCGGGACGTGACCCCGGACCGCACTCCGCCTTAGGGACCGACACCTCGGAGATGTCGGGAAAGTAGTGGGTGGCTGCGTTCGCGGGTGCGCCCACCGTCATCGACGAGACGAGCGTCGCGCCCGCTACGAGGCACGTCGCCACGCGCATCCGACGTCTGAGTGTCCCTCGGCGCGACATCGTCATCGAAGTCCTCCCGATAGTGATCTGAGTCACGCTAACCGGCGGATTGAGACGATGTCGCGAATTCGTCGAAACCTCCTCCCGTCCGCGAGGGCGCGGTCCGCGGGGTCGGCGTCGCCGTTGTCGGCGGACCACCGGATTCGCGTGCGCGGCGAGGAGGCTACCGTTTGTCTGACAACTCGAATCGGAGGTTCACTGTGCAACAGATCGGCGTCATCGGCGGAGGCACCATGGGAGCGGGCATCGCGGAGGTGTGCGCCAAAGCCGGCAGCGATGTCGTCATCGTCGAGGTCAAACAGGAGTTCGCCGACGCCGCGCGGTCACGGGTGGAGAAGTCCCTGGCCAAGGCTGTGAGCAGGAACAAGCTCGAGCAGGCCGACGCCGACGCGGCACTCGGTCGTCTGCGGGTCACCACCGACTACGCCGACCTCGCCGACCGCGAACTCGTCATCGAGGCCGCACCCGAGATCGAGGAGCTCAAGCGGAAGATCTTCGCCGACCTCGAGGAGGCGACCGGCCCGAACACCATTCTCGCGACCAACACGTCGTCGATCCCGATCATCAAGGTCGCGACGGCCACCACGACCCCCGAGCGGGTCGTGGGCGTCCACTTCTTCAACCCCGTGCCGGTGATGCCGCTCGTCGAGATCATCTCAACGCTGACCACCGCCCCCGAGACCGCCGACGCGGTGACCGCCTACGTCAAGGACGCCCTGGGCAAGAATCCGGTCAACGCCGGTGACCGGTCGGGCTTCATCGTCAACGCGTTGCTCATCCCGTACCTGTGCCAGGCCATCCGTATGTACGACTCCGGATACGCCTCCGCGGAGGACATCGACACGGCGATGAAGGGCG
It contains:
- a CDS encoding DUF305 domain-containing protein: MSGRLPPAWLRMAGAASVAVLLLAIGVVVGSAWSPLSPHDDAKAMNPADIGFAQDMSTHHDQAILMARSIVAAPGVDPEIRGLADKILVAQTAEAATMRGWLQFFGHPMSSDSPMSWMPTDSHGHHADRPPQGDRPPMPGLASIDELGRLTTLVGLDAEKLFLQLMIRHHQGGLSMAQAAYNDDRAGPATKQLALAMIGDQGNEIGQMLILLKDRGAGPLPT
- a CDS encoding LVIVD repeat-containing protein; translated protein: MTVGAPANAATHYFPDISEVSVPKAECGPGSRPEPGLQGDVSAEDRLSGRSTRGYHCNLTKLGNVTGAGGGIVSASFEHCSYTGSLFPGNNFVPQPGVQVIDAKDPRKPRVVGSLTDTAMRGGTWETLKVNKKRKLLAATGVPLLWGAGFFAVYDISDCARPRLLNARGGGLAYPIPFTSHEGGWSPDGRTYWASGLSPGHLSAIDVSDPRNPRVIWQGLHSFIGHGFGITPDGNRMYLSNMAGITVLDISAVQRRAPYPHVPHVAAYLWPDGQINQHSIPITYRGRPHVITADEGGSGGVKIFDVTRVNKPRYAAQLKLEINLPEHLDTQFRSSMGGSVFGSNPHYCAVDRQVDPTALACAWESSGIRVFDIRDLSTVREIAYYNPPAQKGSTVVSRPNSPHVLGSAVGVPAIEFFSLGMALVNGRAKLHEMVGPRIGMVVGGDMSTDWCFSPPEFHGDKIFTTCSDGGFYALELSPSAYTPPPDQNSFLG
- a CDS encoding 3-hydroxybutyryl-CoA dehydrogenase codes for the protein MQQIGVIGGGTMGAGIAEVCAKAGSDVVIVEVKQEFADAARSRVEKSLAKAVSRNKLEQADADAALGRLRVTTDYADLADRELVIEAAPEIEELKRKIFADLEEATGPNTILATNTSSIPIIKVATATTTPERVVGVHFFNPVPVMPLVEIISTLTTAPETADAVTAYVKDALGKNPVNAGDRSGFIVNALLIPYLCQAIRMYDSGYASAEDIDTAMKGGCGYPMGPLTLLDTIGLDVTLSAANSLYEEFAEPHLAPPALLRRMVDAGRLGRKTGRGFYTY